The DNA sequence ATGATCCATTGTTTTCAATTTTTGTTGGTGGATTGGCAGGGCTTGCGCTTGCTGTTTTGCATGCTGTTTTTACAATTTTTTTAAAATCAGACCAAGTTATAACTGGAATGGCACTTAATTTTTTAGGACCTGCCATTGCTGTTTTTGTAAGCACTTTAATTTTTTCTTCTATTTCAACTCCACCTATAGAAATAAAGTTGCCTATTCTTTTTGATGGAGTTTTAAGCAAAAAGTCTTTTATATTTCAAATTTTTGGCAAAAGATATTCTTTGTATATTGCAATGCTATGCGTGTTTTTACTGCATATTATTTTCAAATACACCAAAGTTGGACTTAGAATTAATGCTAGTGGTGAGAATCCAGAAGTATTGGAGTCTGTTGGGGTTAGTGTAAATAAAATTAGATTTTTTTGTGTTCTTTTGAGTGGATTTTTAGCGGGGATTTCGGGGGCTATTCTTACAACAGTGATTGCATCAAGCTATGTACAAGGGATTACAGGCGGTCAAGGTTTTATTGCTATTGTAATGCTAATTTTTGGCAAATGGACACCTTTAGGAGTTTTAGTGGGCAGTTTTTTGTTTTCATTCGTTAAAACTTTGGCAATTGTTTTGGCTCAAACTTCTTTTTTGTCTTTAATAATGCCTTCTAAAATTTTAGTTATTACTCCATATTTAATTATTATTTTAAGTCTTATTTTTTTTTCAAAAAGAAATTATGCGCCTAAGTTTCTAGGCATACCTTATAAAAAGCATTAGCAGTCAATAATAGCTTATAATTTGTTTTTCATGTTGTGAAAATTCTTTTAATTTTTTAAGAGTTTTTAATTTTTTGCTGTAAAATTTTTTTATACCCTTTGGTCTTGAGTTTATTTGATTTAATAAGTAGATGATTTGTGAGGTAGTTTGTTATGTTGTTGAAGCTTAAATATAGATTTGTTGGA is a window from the Borreliella chilensis genome containing:
- a CDS encoding sugar ABC transporter permease; translation: MSNIIIFLISETLINSQTLILAGLGGLISEKSGIINIGLEGIMTIGAFSGATVAYFTNDPLFSIFVGGLAGLALAVLHAVFTIFLKSDQVITGMALNFLGPAIAVFVSTLIFSSISTPPIEIKLPILFDGVLSKKSFIFQIFGKRYSLYIAMLCVFLLHIIFKYTKVGLRINASGENPEVLESVGVSVNKIRFFCVLLSGFLAGISGAILTTVIASSYVQGITGGQGFIAIVMLIFGKWTPLGVLVGSFLFSFVKTLAIVLAQTSFLSLIMPSKILVITPYLIIILSLIFFSKRNYAPKFLGIPYKKH